In a genomic window of Nitratireductor basaltis:
- a CDS encoding DUF3883 domain-containing protein, with translation MSNGPWTDQENDLIVADYFAMLGDDVSGRPYNKAEHRRGLLPLLNGRSEGSVEFKHQNISAVLKGLGEDWIPGYKPAFNFQMTLVDAVARWLALNPAWLDRHSGAGAPTGLAEAQPIWIGPPPTLSNQPPPQELEQMLHIARKFDVAARDERNRALGRAGEERVLAHERAALKSAGREDLARKVRWVSEEDGDGAGYDIASFAPDGRPRLIEVKTTNGWERTPFHISRNELAVAEERRSEWSLFRLWNFAREPKAFELHPPLDAHVTLTATSFQASFY, from the coding sequence ATGTCGAACGGGCCTTGGACAGATCAAGAGAACGACCTGATCGTCGCGGATTACTTCGCGATGCTGGGCGACGACGTCTCTGGGCGTCCCTACAACAAGGCCGAGCACCGGCGCGGGCTTCTGCCGCTGTTGAACGGTCGCTCCGAGGGATCGGTCGAGTTCAAGCACCAGAACATCAGCGCCGTGTTGAAGGGGCTGGGTGAGGACTGGATCCCGGGTTACAAACCTGCCTTCAATTTCCAGATGACGCTGGTGGATGCCGTGGCACGATGGCTGGCGCTGAACCCGGCCTGGCTCGACCGCCATTCGGGTGCAGGAGCGCCGACTGGTCTGGCAGAGGCGCAGCCGATCTGGATCGGGCCGCCGCCGACACTTTCGAACCAGCCGCCGCCGCAGGAACTGGAGCAGATGCTTCATATCGCCCGCAAATTCGATGTCGCGGCGCGAGACGAGCGAAATCGCGCCCTCGGCCGTGCCGGTGAAGAGCGCGTTCTGGCGCACGAACGTGCTGCCCTGAAATCAGCAGGCCGCGAGGATCTTGCGCGCAAGGTCCGGTGGGTGTCGGAGGAGGATGGCGATGGTGCCGGCTACGATATTGCCAGTTTCGCGCCGGATGGTCGTCCGCGCCTGATCGAGGTGAAGACGACGAATGGTTGGGAGCGCACACCCTTCCACATCAGCCGCAACGAGCTGGCCGTGGCCGAGGAACGGCGCTCGGAATGGTCCCTGTTCCGCCTGTGGAACTTCGCGCGCGAGCCGAAGGCGTTCGAGCTGCACCCGCCACTGGACGCGCATGTCACGCTGACCGCTACGTCCTTTCAGGCGAGCTTTTATTGA
- the msrA gene encoding peptide-methionine (S)-S-oxide reductase MsrA: MFFLNDLLSRKSKMPAREEALAGREAPIPTATHHHVNANPLKEPYPEHLETAYFGMGCFWGAERLFWQLPGVWVTAVGYAGGYTPNPTYRETTTGMTGHAEIVKVVFDPAEISYADLLKLFWEEHDPTQGMRQGNDVGTTYRSAIYTTSPRQAEAAKASRAAYQKALDASGGGRITTEIREAPEFFYAEEEHQQYLAKNPGGYCGLKGTGVVCPAPSSAAAGE; this comes from the coding sequence ATGTTCTTTCTCAACGATCTTCTGTCGCGCAAGAGCAAGATGCCTGCGCGCGAAGAAGCACTGGCTGGGCGCGAGGCGCCGATCCCGACCGCCACACATCACCATGTGAACGCCAATCCGCTCAAGGAGCCCTATCCGGAGCATCTGGAGACCGCCTATTTCGGGATGGGCTGTTTCTGGGGTGCCGAACGTCTGTTCTGGCAGCTGCCGGGTGTATGGGTGACGGCAGTGGGCTACGCCGGTGGCTACACACCCAACCCCACCTATCGTGAAACGACGACCGGCATGACGGGCCACGCCGAAATCGTGAAAGTGGTCTTCGATCCCGCTGAGATATCCTATGCCGACCTGCTGAAGCTCTTCTGGGAAGAACATGATCCAACCCAGGGCATGCGGCAGGGCAACGATGTTGGCACCACCTACCGCTCGGCCATCTACACGACCAGTCCTCGACAGGCCGAAGCGGCAAAGGCTTCCCGCGCCGCCTATCAGAAGGCGCTGGATGCGTCCGGCGGCGGCCGTATCACTACCGAGATTCGTGAAGCGCCGGAATTCTTCTATGCGGAGGAGGAACATCAGCAATATCTGGCCAAGAACCCGGGCGGCTATTGCGGCCTGAAAGGCACCGGCGTCGTCTGTCCCGCACCCTCGTCTGCCGCGGCTGGGGAATGA
- a CDS encoding TRAP transporter large permease, which yields MEPISIAIVMTICLLLAIILRAPIGLAMAMIGGTGYMAISSPAALQAYLASAWPDKFLSYDFAIIPLFILMGHLATRTGISAALFGASNAWIGHWRGGLAMAGVAGCAMFGSISGSSIATASTMARVALPEMKKHNYGNALAAGSLAAGGTLGILIPPSIVLIIYALLTEQNIVKLFLAATIPGILAVIGFIIAIAVYVRIYPEQAPRQDKAPLRTRIRSLGEIWHIVSIFIIVLGGIYGGFFTPAEGASIGVVLTAAAGLLSRTLTLEGLVESLIGTAGASAMIFVIIFGADIFNVAVALSRLPTALADYFALSDFAPMTVLLMVVLFYLVMGCVMDSLSMIVLTVPVFFPTMMGLDFGLTPEFQALWFGILTLVVVEVGMITPPVGMNLFIIAAIARDIPGSQIFRGTVPFIISEFTRIALLISFPALSYWLVKVWV from the coding sequence ATGGAACCCATCTCCATCGCCATCGTCATGACGATCTGTCTGCTGTTGGCCATTATACTGCGCGCGCCCATCGGACTGGCCATGGCGATGATCGGCGGAACGGGCTACATGGCGATCTCGTCCCCCGCCGCACTTCAGGCCTACCTCGCGAGCGCCTGGCCGGACAAGTTCCTGTCCTATGATTTTGCCATCATCCCGCTGTTCATCCTGATGGGCCACCTGGCCACCCGGACAGGAATTTCGGCCGCGCTGTTCGGTGCGTCAAACGCCTGGATCGGGCATTGGCGCGGCGGGTTGGCGATGGCCGGCGTCGCGGGCTGTGCAATGTTCGGGTCGATCTCCGGATCGTCCATAGCGACCGCCTCCACGATGGCGCGCGTTGCGCTTCCGGAAATGAAGAAACACAATTACGGCAACGCCCTGGCGGCCGGCTCGCTGGCGGCGGGCGGCACACTTGGCATCCTCATCCCGCCGTCGATCGTGCTGATCATCTACGCGCTGCTGACCGAGCAGAACATCGTGAAGCTGTTTCTTGCCGCCACGATCCCGGGTATCCTGGCCGTCATCGGCTTCATCATTGCCATTGCGGTTTACGTCCGCATCTATCCCGAACAGGCACCGCGGCAGGACAAGGCGCCGCTGCGCACCCGTATCCGCAGCCTGGGCGAGATCTGGCACATCGTCAGCATTTTCATCATCGTGCTGGGCGGGATCTACGGCGGGTTCTTCACCCCGGCCGAAGGCGCCTCGATCGGCGTGGTCCTGACCGCCGCCGCCGGTCTTCTGTCACGCACGTTGACTCTTGAGGGGCTGGTCGAAAGCCTGATCGGCACAGCAGGTGCCAGCGCGATGATCTTCGTCATCATCTTCGGCGCCGACATCTTCAACGTTGCGGTGGCCCTGTCGCGGCTGCCGACAGCACTGGCCGACTATTTCGCCCTGTCCGACTTTGCCCCGATGACCGTGCTGCTGATGGTCGTGCTGTTCTACCTGGTCATGGGCTGCGTGATGGACAGCCTGTCCATGATCGTGCTGACGGTCCCGGTATTCTTTCCCACGATGATGGGCCTCGATTTCGGGCTGACGCCGGAATTCCAGGCGCTGTGGTTCGGCATCCTGACGCTGGTCGTGGTCGAGGTGGGCATGATCACGCCGCCGGTGGGCATGAACCTGTTCATCATCGCGGCCATCGCCCGGGACATCCCCGGGAGCCAGATCTTTCGCGGGACCGTACCGTTCATCATTTCCGAATTCACCCGCATCGCCCTGCTGATCAGCTTTCCGGCTCTCAGCTACTGGCTGGTAAAGGTCTGGGTCTGA
- a CDS encoding dipeptidase, with amino-acid sequence MSDISAVLSTLDQNLDASLERLFALLSIRSISTDPAFADECRKAGNWLVEDLKSIGFDASLRETPGHPMVVAHHDGEGPHVLFYGHYDVQPVDPLDLWEDDPFEPALKEVEPGRKIITGRGSSDDKGQLMTFVEACRAYKAVHGKLPCKISILFEGEEESGSPSLKPFLQAHAEELKADFALVCDTAMWDRETPAICVGLRGLVGEEITVKAADRDLHSGFFGGAAANPIRILSKILADIHDEDGRVTIPGFYDGVEETPDDVLESWKALGQGASEMLGPIGLSELSGEKGRTALELVWARPTAEFNGIEGGYTGEGFKTVIPAEAYAKVSFRLVHSQDPDQIRASFRKFVEERIPSDCSVEFHPHGGSPAIQLSYTSPLVTTAQTALSEEWNTQAVTIAMGGSIPIVGDFQRLLGMDSLLVGFGLSDDRIHSPNEKYELSSFHKGQRSWARILDALAKNGV; translated from the coding sequence ATGTCTGATATCTCCGCCGTACTCTCGACCCTGGACCAGAATCTGGACGCCAGCCTTGAACGGCTCTTTGCGCTCCTCTCCATTCGCTCCATCTCTACCGATCCGGCCTTTGCCGACGAATGTCGCAAGGCAGGCAACTGGCTGGTCGAGGATCTGAAATCGATAGGTTTCGACGCGAGTCTGCGCGAGACGCCCGGGCACCCCATGGTCGTGGCGCATCATGACGGTGAAGGGCCACATGTTCTCTTCTATGGTCACTATGACGTCCAGCCGGTGGATCCGCTCGATCTTTGGGAGGATGACCCTTTCGAGCCGGCTTTGAAGGAGGTGGAGCCGGGGCGCAAGATCATCACCGGTCGCGGTTCCTCCGATGACAAGGGCCAGCTCATGACCTTCGTCGAGGCCTGCCGTGCCTACAAGGCGGTGCATGGGAAGCTCCCCTGCAAGATCTCGATCCTTTTTGAGGGAGAGGAAGAATCCGGCTCACCGTCCCTCAAGCCGTTTCTGCAGGCTCATGCCGAAGAGCTGAAAGCCGATTTCGCGCTGGTCTGTGACACGGCCATGTGGGACCGTGAGACACCGGCCATATGTGTCGGTTTGCGCGGACTGGTGGGCGAGGAAATCACGGTCAAGGCCGCTGATCGCGATCTTCATTCAGGCTTCTTCGGCGGTGCTGCCGCAAACCCGATCCGCATACTGTCCAAGATATTGGCGGACATCCATGACGAGGATGGCCGTGTCACCATACCAGGCTTCTACGACGGCGTCGAAGAAACGCCCGACGACGTGCTTGAGAGCTGGAAGGCTCTCGGCCAGGGCGCAAGCGAAATGCTCGGGCCCATCGGTCTTTCGGAGCTTTCCGGTGAAAAGGGTCGTACCGCACTTGAGCTGGTCTGGGCCCGTCCGACGGCCGAGTTCAACGGCATCGAAGGCGGCTATACGGGCGAAGGCTTCAAGACCGTTATCCCGGCGGAAGCCTATGCAAAGGTCTCCTTCCGCCTCGTGCACAGCCAGGACCCCGACCAAATCCGTGCAAGCTTCCGCAAATTCGTCGAAGAGCGTATCCCTTCCGATTGCTCGGTCGAATTTCATCCCCATGGCGGATCACCTGCGATCCAGCTCTCATACACGTCACCGCTGGTGACTACCGCCCAGACGGCCTTGAGCGAGGAGTGGAACACGCAAGCCGTGACCATCGCCATGGGCGGATCCATTCCGATCGTCGGCGATTTCCAGAGGCTGCTCGGCATGGATTCGCTGCTGGTCGGCTTTGGCCTCTCGGATGACCGCATTCATTCTCCAAACGAGAAATACGAGCTTTCCTCTTTCCATAAGGGGCAGCGTTCATGGGCACGCATTCTGGATGCGTTGGCAAAGAATGGCGTCTGA
- a CDS encoding TRAP transporter small permease, translating to MSVWPAIWPRQGGGNAPLLVWLERLARLSAAMGGAVIFGVALTVTISVMMRNIGIGGIRGDFEMVSMSCVFAAGLFLPLCQVTKNHVMVDLFTTWLPTRATAALDGLWLGLFAVGWALLCYFTVHGMLDMMDYGDRSMLLRLPLWWAYVPSIIGSGISCVIALCQLLILHDVALPGAEV from the coding sequence ATGAGTGTCTGGCCAGCGATCTGGCCACGGCAGGGGGGCGGAAACGCCCCCCTGTTGGTGTGGCTGGAACGGCTTGCCCGGTTGTCGGCCGCCATGGGCGGCGCGGTCATCTTCGGCGTGGCACTGACCGTGACCATCTCGGTGATGATGCGCAACATCGGCATCGGCGGCATCCGTGGCGATTTCGAGATGGTAAGCATGTCCTGCGTTTTTGCTGCCGGCCTGTTCCTGCCCCTGTGCCAGGTCACCAAGAACCATGTCATGGTGGACCTGTTCACCACATGGCTTCCCACCCGCGCCACCGCTGCCCTTGATGGACTCTGGCTGGGTCTGTTCGCGGTAGGCTGGGCGCTGCTGTGCTACTTCACCGTTCACGGGATGCTGGACATGATGGACTACGGGGACCGCTCGATGCTTCTGCGGCTGCCGCTGTGGTGGGCCTATGTGCCATCGATTATCGGTTCGGGCATTTCCTGCGTTATCGCGCTTTGCCAACTCCTCATTCTCCACGACGTTGCCTTGCCCGGCGCAGAGGTCTGA
- a CDS encoding BMP family lipoprotein, with protein MKRIVLGLLAATALTGTAMAQEEFSPALLFDLGGKFDKSFNEMAYMGAERFKEETGVEYAEFEISNDAQREQALRRFAERGHNPIVMAGFTWVEYLNKVAPEYPDVDFTIIDDKVDQPNVRSVTFKEQEGSYLVGLLAAMASETGTVGFVGGMEVPLIGKFECGYVGGAKAANPDVTVIRNYTGDTPSAWNDPTKGGEITRTQIDQGADVVYHAAGGTGVGVLQAAADAGKLGIGVDSNQNALHPGSVLTSMVKKVDVAVYGSFMDAKNGEFDYGVQNVGLAEDAVGYAMDEHNESLITDEMKKAAEDAKAKIIAGEIEVHNFLDDNSCPYW; from the coding sequence ATGAAGCGTATTGTTCTCGGCCTTCTGGCTGCTACCGCATTGACCGGCACGGCCATGGCGCAGGAGGAGTTCTCCCCGGCGTTGCTGTTCGATCTGGGCGGCAAGTTCGACAAGTCCTTCAACGAAATGGCCTATATGGGCGCCGAGCGTTTCAAGGAAGAAACCGGCGTGGAATATGCCGAGTTCGAAATCTCCAACGACGCACAGCGCGAGCAGGCGCTTCGCCGCTTCGCCGAGCGCGGCCACAATCCCATCGTGATGGCCGGTTTCACCTGGGTTGAGTATCTCAACAAGGTTGCTCCTGAATATCCCGACGTGGATTTCACCATCATCGACGACAAGGTTGATCAGCCAAATGTGCGCTCGGTCACCTTCAAGGAGCAGGAAGGTTCCTACCTTGTTGGTCTTCTGGCAGCCATGGCCTCCGAAACCGGTACGGTCGGCTTCGTCGGCGGCATGGAAGTGCCTCTCATCGGCAAGTTCGAATGCGGTTATGTCGGTGGTGCAAAGGCCGCAAATCCGGACGTGACGGTCATTCGCAACTATACCGGCGACACGCCTTCGGCCTGGAATGATCCGACCAAGGGCGGCGAGATCACCCGCACACAGATCGACCAGGGCGCTGACGTGGTCTATCACGCAGCCGGTGGTACGGGTGTCGGCGTGCTTCAGGCCGCGGCCGATGCAGGCAAGCTTGGCATCGGCGTCGACTCCAACCAGAACGCACTTCACCCCGGCAGCGTCCTGACTTCCATGGTCAAGAAGGTCGATGTCGCCGTCTATGGCTCCTTCATGGATGCGAAGAATGGTGAGTTCGACTACGGCGTGCAGAATGTCGGCCTGGCGGAAGATGCCGTCGGCTATGCGATGGACGAGCACAATGAAAGCCTCATCACCGACGAGATGAAGAAGGCAGCCGAAGACGCGAAGGCCAAGATCATCGCTGGCGAGATCGAGGTTCACAACTTCCTCGACGACAACAGCTGCCCCTATTGGTAA